The Ovis aries strain OAR_USU_Benz2616 breed Rambouillet chromosome 6, ARS-UI_Ramb_v3.0, whole genome shotgun sequence genome includes a window with the following:
- the CCDC96 gene encoding coiled-coil domain-containing protein 96, whose protein sequence is MDDHTGDPETEDGEVESLASQLSGVKASSVPQSPGEPAEPEPVTKTVEASEEGAAAPKPAKSQEGLAVTEAAGEEEPGELESPAEAQEEAEPGEPREARPGEPAEPEPEEPEGEGVEEEGEEEEVVAAAVVAAAAAAAEPGRKEVPSQISLQQTAAGKEDAAAARGAEREGQVEEEEESEASEEGLEARVPQKDEDKLRNLDEGLGLEPYDWSEEVQKQQEQQLRAELLEQYRALVVERGRYQRYNIYLQHKIFEALRKKKGVEAAAEAPGGDKGAEPEAPEKEQAYLRHLAVLEDLRKQEADDLRWYHNELDQLKLQCQEKVSRVDKEWRRFQALKKQVVMQAMGSCRMRGGRQVALREVEQIQALEDKKEKEMSAVRLENVQLKQSLVHFETRMRTQEDLTEGLLLIDFEQLKIENQTFNEKVEERNEELLKLRSKVTNNVQIITHVKEKLHFVDIENMCKKADLMEIEAQVARKRDILTKTKQARDGLRLDNIRLNQKCGLLGKESLLRDMEEKVDRTEVLNQRLASLKHHHAGLVLSCRGVKQKIREAKAFLPS, encoded by the coding sequence ATGGACGACCACACTGGGGACCCAGAGACGGAAGATGGAGAGGTGGAGAGCTTGGCCTCGCAGCTGTCCGGGGTCAAGGCCAGCTCCGTCCCCCAGTCCCCGGGGGAACCCGCGGAGCCGGAGCCGGTGACGAAGACCGTAGAGGCTTCAGAGGAAGGCGCCGCCGCGCCGAAGCCGGCCAAATCCCAGGAAGGGCTGGCGGTCACCGAAGCTGCTGGCGAGGAGGAGCCCGGAGAGCTTGAGAGCCCAGCCGAGGCCCAGGAGGAAGCCGAGCCAGGGGAGCCGCGGGAGGCCCGGCCTGGGGAGCCAGCCGAGCCAGAGCCCGAGGAACCCGAGGGGGAGGGAGTGGAGGAGGAAGGCGAAGAAGAGGAggtggtggcggcggcggtggtggcggcggcggcagcggcggcggagCCCGGGAGGAAGGAAGTCCCGTCGCAGATCTCCCTGCAGCAGACCGCGGCCGGTAAGGAAGACGCCGCGGCAGCCCGGGGCGCTGAGCGGGAAGGCCAggtagaggaggaggaagagagcgAGGCGAGCGAGGAGGGGCTGGAGGCTCGGGTCCCCCAGAAAGACGAGGACAAGCTGAGAAACCTGGACGAGGGTCTTGGGCTCGAGCCTTACGACTGGAGCGAGGAGGTGcagaagcagcaggagcagcagctgcgcgcCGAGCTTCTGGAGCAGTACCGCGCCCTGGTGGTGGAGCGCGGCCGCTACCAACGCTACAACATCTACCTGCAGCACAAGATCTTCGAGGCGCTGCGCAAGAAGAAGGGTGTGGAGGCCGCCGCCGAGGCGCCTGGAGGCGACAAGGGCGCGGAGCCCGAGGCCCCCGAGAAAGAGCAGGCCTACCTCCGCCATCTGGCCGTCCTGGAGGACCTGCGGAAGCAGGAGGCCGACGACCTGCGCTGGTATCACAACGAGCTGGACCAGCTGAAGCTGCAGTGCCAAGAGAAGGTCTCCCGGGTGGACAAGGAGTGGCGGCGCTTCCAGGCGCTCAAGAAGCAGGTGGTGATGCAGGCCATGGGCAGCTGCCGGATGAGGGGCGGCCGCCAGGTCGCTCTGCGAGAGGTGGAGCAGATCCAGGCGCTGGAGGataagaaggagaaggagatgagcgCAGTGAGGCTAGAGAACGTGCAGCTGAAGCAGAGCCTGGTGCATTTTGAAACCAGGATGAGGACCCAGGAGGACCTGACCGAGGGCCTGCTCCTCATAGACTTTGAACAGCTCAAGATCGAGAACCAGACCTTCAACGAGAAGGTCGAGGAGCGGAATGAGGAGCTCCTGAAACTGCGCAGCAAGGTGACCAACAACGTGCAGATAATAACTCACGTGAAGGAAAAGTTACACTTTGTGGACATAGAAAACATGTGTAAAAAGGCAGATCTCATGGAGATTGAGGCTCAGGTGGCCCGGAAGAGGGACATCTTGACCAAGACTAAGCAAGCCCGAGATGGCCTGCGGCTTGACAACATCAGGCTGAATCAGAAGTGTGGGCTTCTGGGCAAGGAGTCCCTCCTCCGGGACATGGAAGAGAAGGTGGACAGGACGGAGGTGCTCAACCAGCGCCTGGCGAGCCTGAAGCACCACCACGCCGGGCTCGTTCTGTCCTGCAGAGGCGTGAAGCAGAAGATCAGGGAGGCCAAGGCCTTTCTGCCCTCCTGA